A section of the Candidatus Micrarchaeia archaeon genome encodes:
- a CDS encoding carboxypeptidase regulatory-like domain-containing protein: MNIEIGKIFLIAVLLCISIVNSAVITGLVTEQMTDGSIGDSIQGAQITAFLELSENETEEIATAVSGEDGEFSLNIKEKYGKYLITSQKEGYFDGGVGGMEIDADYRLLNGDLTMSLIKWSTIYGTIKCGGEPAQGAVISAESDYKNFSTTTNAQGEYELELPGNVPFLLKFEKENCVSSSITNVYAADIDFSMDLSKVVEKSKPPEIIPVVLDTKETVQAESDNTLLIIGGVIVVIILIAVFWFIKKRK, encoded by the coding sequence ATGAATATAGAAATAGGAAAGATTTTTTTAATTGCAGTTTTATTATGTATTTCAATAGTAAATTCTGCAGTAATTACTGGATTAGTAACAGAACAAATGACTGATGGGTCTATCGGAGATTCAATTCAAGGGGCGCAAATAACTGCATTTTTAGAACTTTCTGAAAATGAAACTGAAGAAATAGCAACAGCAGTAAGCGGGGAAGATGGTGAATTTAGTTTAAATATAAAAGAAAAGTATGGTAAATATTTAATTACGTCTCAAAAAGAAGGTTATTTTGATGGCGGAGTAGGAGGAATGGAAATAGATGCAGATTATCGACTTTTAAATGGTGATTTAACAATGAGTTTAATTAAATGGTCAACAATTTATGGAACTATTAAATGCGGTGGAGAACCTGCACAAGGGGCAGTAATATCTGCAGAATCAGATTATAAGAATTTTTCCACAACTACAAATGCACAAGGAGAATATGAATTAGAATTGCCAGGAAATGTACCATTTTTATTAAAATTTGAAAAAGAAAATTGTGTTTCTTCATCAATAACAAATGTATACGCAGCAGATATTGATTTTAGTATGGATTTATCAAAGGTTGTAGAAAAATCAAAACCACCTGAAATTATACCTGTGGTGTTAGATACTAAAGAAACAGTACAAGCTGAATCAGATAATACGCTTTTAATTATTGGTGGAGTAATAGTTGTAATTATATTAATTGCAGTATTTTGGTTCATTAAAAAGAGAAAATAA